The Pan troglodytes isolate AG18354 chromosome 1, NHGRI_mPanTro3-v2.0_pri, whole genome shotgun sequence genome includes a region encoding these proteins:
- the ATAD3C gene encoding ATPase family AAA domain-containing protein 3C isoform X2, whose protein sequence is MSKDTLNLAQMQEQTLQLEQQSKLKQLVNEDLRKQEESVRKHHQTFLESIRTAGTLFGEGFRAFVTDQDKVTATVAGLTLLAVGVYSAKNATLVAGRFIQARLGKPSLVRETSRITVLEALRHPIQPSLEARVRDIAIATRNTKKNRSLYRHILLYGPPGTGKTLFAKKLALHSGMDYAIMTGGDVAPMGREGVTAMHKLFDWANTSRRGLLLFVDEADAFLRKRATEKISEDLRATLNAFLYHTGQHSNKFMLILASCHPEQFDWAINACIDVMVHFDLPGQEERARLVRMYLDEYVLKPATEGKQRLKLAQFDYGRKCLEVARLTEGMSCRKIAQLAVSWQATAYGSKDGVLTEAMMDACVQDFVQQHQQMMRWLKGERPGPEDEQPSS, encoded by the exons CAACTTGTCAATGAGGATTTACGGAAGCAGGAGGAGTCCGTGCGGAAGCACCATCAGACCTTCTTGGAGTCCATCAG GACGGCTGGCACCTTGTTTGGGGAAGGATTCCGTGCCTTTGTGACAGACCAGGACAAAGTGACAGCCACG GTGGCTGGGCTGACGCTGCTGGCTGTCGGGGTCTACTCAGCCAAGAATGCCACGCTTGTCGCCGGCCGCTTCATCCAGGCTCGGCTGGGGAAGCCGTCCCTAGTGAGGGAGACGTCCCGCATCACGGTGCTGGAGGCGCTGCGGCACCCCATCCAG CCCAGCCTGGAAGCACGGGTGCGCGACATCGCCATAGCAACGAGGAACACCAAGAAGAACCGGAGCCTGTATAGGCACATCCTGCTGTACGGGCCACCAGGCACCGGGAAGACGCTGTTTGCCAAG AAACTCGCCCTGCACTCAGGCATGGACTACGCCATCATGACAGGCGGGGACGTGGCCCCCATGGGGCGGGAAGGCGTGACCGCCATGCACAAGCTCTTTGACTGGGCCAATACCAGCCGGCGCGG CCTCCTGCTCTTTGTGGATGAAGCGGATGCCTTCCTTCGGAAGCGAGCCACC GAGAAGATAAGCGAGGACCTCAGGGCCACACTGAACGCCTTCCTGTACCACACGGGCCAGCACAGCAACAA ATTCATGCTGATCCTGGCCAGCTGCCACCCCGAGCAGTTCGACTGGGCCATCAATGCCTGCATCGACGTGATGGTCCACTTCGACCTGCCAGGGCAGGAGGAGCGGGCGCGCCTGGTGAGAATGTATCTTGACGAGTATGTTCTTAAGCCGGCCACAGAAGGAAAGCA GCGTCTGAAGCTGGCCCAGTTTGACTACGGGAGGAAGTGCTTAGAGGTCGCTCGGCTGACAGAGGGCATGTCATGCCGGAAGATCGCTCAGCTGGCCGTGTCCTGGCAG GCCACGGCGTATGGCTCCAAGGACGGGGTCCTGACCGAGGCCATGATGGACGCCTGCGTGCAAGACTTTGTCCAGCAGCACCAGCAGATGATGCGCTGGCTGAAGGGGGAGAGGCCTGGGCCCGAGGACGAGCAACCCTCATCCTGA
- the ATAD3C gene encoding ATPase family AAA domain-containing protein 3C isoform X1: MSKDTLNLAQMQEQTLQLEQQSKLKQLVNEDLRKQEESVRKHHQTFLESIRTAGTLFGEGFRAFVTDQDKVTATVAGLTLLAVGVYSAKNATLVAGRFIQARLGKPSLVRETSRITVLEALRHPIQVSRRLLSRPQDALEGVVLCPSLEARVRDIAIATRNTKKNRSLYRHILLYGPPGTGKTLFAKKLALHSGMDYAIMTGGDVAPMGREGVTAMHKLFDWANTSRRGLLLFVDEADAFLRKRATEKISEDLRATLNAFLYHTGQHSNKFMLILASCHPEQFDWAINACIDVMVHFDLPGQEERARLVRMYLDEYVLKPATEGKQRLKLAQFDYGRKCLEVARLTEGMSCRKIAQLAVSWQATAYGSKDGVLTEAMMDACVQDFVQQHQQMMRWLKGERPGPEDEQPSS; encoded by the exons CAACTTGTCAATGAGGATTTACGGAAGCAGGAGGAGTCCGTGCGGAAGCACCATCAGACCTTCTTGGAGTCCATCAG GACGGCTGGCACCTTGTTTGGGGAAGGATTCCGTGCCTTTGTGACAGACCAGGACAAAGTGACAGCCACG GTGGCTGGGCTGACGCTGCTGGCTGTCGGGGTCTACTCAGCCAAGAATGCCACGCTTGTCGCCGGCCGCTTCATCCAGGCTCGGCTGGGGAAGCCGTCCCTAGTGAGGGAGACGTCCCGCATCACGGTGCTGGAGGCGCTGCGGCACCCCATCCAG GTCAGCCGGCGGCTCCTCAGTCGACCCCAGGACGCGCTGGAGGGTGTCGTGCTCTGT CCCAGCCTGGAAGCACGGGTGCGCGACATCGCCATAGCAACGAGGAACACCAAGAAGAACCGGAGCCTGTATAGGCACATCCTGCTGTACGGGCCACCAGGCACCGGGAAGACGCTGTTTGCCAAG AAACTCGCCCTGCACTCAGGCATGGACTACGCCATCATGACAGGCGGGGACGTGGCCCCCATGGGGCGGGAAGGCGTGACCGCCATGCACAAGCTCTTTGACTGGGCCAATACCAGCCGGCGCGG CCTCCTGCTCTTTGTGGATGAAGCGGATGCCTTCCTTCGGAAGCGAGCCACC GAGAAGATAAGCGAGGACCTCAGGGCCACACTGAACGCCTTCCTGTACCACACGGGCCAGCACAGCAACAA ATTCATGCTGATCCTGGCCAGCTGCCACCCCGAGCAGTTCGACTGGGCCATCAATGCCTGCATCGACGTGATGGTCCACTTCGACCTGCCAGGGCAGGAGGAGCGGGCGCGCCTGGTGAGAATGTATCTTGACGAGTATGTTCTTAAGCCGGCCACAGAAGGAAAGCA GCGTCTGAAGCTGGCCCAGTTTGACTACGGGAGGAAGTGCTTAGAGGTCGCTCGGCTGACAGAGGGCATGTCATGCCGGAAGATCGCTCAGCTGGCCGTGTCCTGGCAG GCCACGGCGTATGGCTCCAAGGACGGGGTCCTGACCGAGGCCATGATGGACGCCTGCGTGCAAGACTTTGTCCAGCAGCACCAGCAGATGATGCGCTGGCTGAAGGGGGAGAGGCCTGGGCCCGAGGACGAGCAACCCTCATCCTGA